The following coding sequences lie in one Loxodonta africana isolate mLoxAfr1 chromosome X, mLoxAfr1.hap2, whole genome shotgun sequence genomic window:
- the LOC135228927 gene encoding melanoma-associated antigen B2-like, producing MPRSHKSKLRAREKRRQAQGDTHRVQGAEATAAEEEGSPYSSSPPFGGPPQSSPTSRTPQGSQRAPSTTTATAGASGRRAPRGANGQDEEPPSSSSTPYPNERSHRDPLTRRVTMLSQFLLSEYEMQEHVTKGKMVKIINKRYKEHFPEILRRASKCIELVFGLDVKEVDSKGQSYTVVSKLEIAEEENLSGCRGFPKTGLLIPLLAMIYRNGNRATEEEMWEFLHVFGMYDGKKHFIFGEPRKLITKDLLQGKYLEYRQVPNSDPPRYEFLWGPKAQAEASKTKVLEFLAKVKDTNSSVLQALYKETASGREWAGACPHARARASVRESLAVKSDADSSLCC from the coding sequence ATGCCTCGTAGTCATAAGAGTAAGCTCCGCGCCCGCGAGAAACGTCGGCAGGCCCAAGGTGACACCCACCGTGTCCAGGGTGCTGAGGCCACTGCAGCAGAGGAGGAAGGGTCCCCgtattcttcctctcctccttttgGGGGGCCTCCGCAGAGCTCCCCTACTTCTCGCACTCCCCAGGGGTCTCAGAGAGCGCCATCCACCACCACTGCTACTGCAGGTGCTTCAGGCAGAAGAGCTCCTAGAGGGGCCAATGGCCAAGATGAGGAACCTCCAAGCTCCTCTTCTACCCCATACCCCAATGAGAGGTCACATAGAGACCCCCTAACCAGGAGGGTGACCATGTTGTCGCAGTTTCTGCTGTCCGAGTATGAAATGCAAGAGCACGTTACCAAGGGAAAAATGGTGAAGATCATCAACAAAAGGTACAAGGAGCACTTCCCTGAGATCCTGAGGAGAGCCTCTAAGTGCATAGAGCTGGTCTTTGGCCTTGATGTGAAGGAAGTCGATTCCAAAGGTCAATCGTATACCGTTGTCAGCAAATTGGAGATCGCCGAGGAAGAGAATCTGAGTGGTTGCAGGGGATTTCCCAAGACCGGGCTTCTGATTCCTCTCCTGGCCATGATCTACAGGAATGGCAACCGGGCCACCGAGGAGGAGATGTGGGAATTCCTGCATGTGTTTGGGATGTACGATGGGAAGAAACACTTCATCTTTGGGGAGCCCCGGAAGCTCATCACCAAAGATTTGTTGCAGGGAAAGTACCTGGAATACCGGCAGGTTCCCAACAGTGATCCTCCACGCTATGAATTCCTGTGGGGTCCCAAAGCCCAAGCTGAAGCCAGCAAGACAAAAGTCCTGGAGTTTTTGGCCAAGGTCAAGGATACCAACTCCAGTGTCTTACAAGCCCTGTATAAAGAGACAGCCTCAGGCAGAGAATGGGCCGGGGCTTGTCCTCATGCCAGGGCCAGGGCTAGTGTCAGGGAGAGTCTAGCCGTGAAGTCTGATGCAGATTCTTcactttgttgttga